Genomic window (Streptomyces sp. LX-29):
ACACCGAGCGAGGCCTACCCATGTCCAGCGCCACCCACACCTCCCACCCGCTGACTCCTGCCGCTGAGATCACCGTGCGGCTCGTCAAGCACCCTCGTCCCGACGTCCGCTACCCCGCTCGGGTCACCGCCGACGACGGCACCCGCATCACCGTCCGAGCCCCCTGGGCCGGCGCCGCCACCCGCGACTTCGGCTTCGTCCGCTTCGAGAGCGGCGACGTCTTCACCGAGCACTACTGGCGCGACCGCTGGTACGCCGTCAAGGAGGTGCGCGCCGCCGACGGCACCCTCAAGGGCTGGTACTGCGACGTCACCCGTCCGGCTCGGGTGGAGGGCACCGACACGCTCGTCGTCGAGGACCTGGACCTCGACCTCTGGCGCTCCGCCGACGGCGCCACCATCCTCCGCCTCGACGAGGACGAGTTCCTGGAGAGCGGCCTGACGGAGCGCGACCCGGAGGCGGCCTCGCGGGCCCGCGAGGCACTGGACGAGCTGGAGCGGCTGGCTCGGGAGGATGACTTCGAGGGGATGTTGGGGCTTTAGCACGCATCCACAGCCGCTGCCGCGTAGGCCGAATCTCCCGCTACCGCCGACTGCGCACCAGCAGGTAGAGGAAGTACGGCGTGCCGATCACGGCGGTCATCAGGCCGGCGCCGAGCTGGGCCGGGGCGATCACGGTTCGGCCCACCAGGTCGGCGGTGCAGACGAGGGTGGCGCCGAGGAGCACCGCGACCGGAACCACTCGGGCGTGCGGCCGGCCCACCAGGGCCCGGGCCGCGTGCGGTGCCACGAGCCCCACGAAGCCGATCGTGCCCGCGGCGGCCACGGCGGTGCCGCTGAGCAGGACGCTCAGCGCGAGGAAGCCGAGGCGCCCCCGCGCCAGGGGGAGCCCCAGAAGCCTGGG
Coding sequences:
- a CDS encoding DUF402 domain-containing protein: MSSATHTSHPLTPAAEITVRLVKHPRPDVRYPARVTADDGTRITVRAPWAGAATRDFGFVRFESGDVFTEHYWRDRWYAVKEVRAADGTLKGWYCDVTRPARVEGTDTLVVEDLDLDLWRSADGATILRLDEDEFLESGLTERDPEAASRAREALDELERLAREDDFEGMLGL